In Malus sylvestris chromosome 16, drMalSylv7.2, whole genome shotgun sequence, the following are encoded in one genomic region:
- the LOC126607050 gene encoding pectinesterase inhibitor-like, giving the protein MRKMCSVCNPSSICILIISFLVMTPSQAFDLNSICKQSMNPSFCSLLLSSNPRVTEALLRSLAGVTVDLGYSNTTATRDRIVKWKNQTSNPALRLRYTSCAGNYNEAVANFKEAKEKAKVGDYNGVRNAAAGALGEFNGCSENFKQPPSEPTSLWQDTRDLLNLSSIILIVSNTLLHK; this is encoded by the coding sequence ATGAGAAAAATGTGTTCAGTTTGTAACCCTAGCTCCATTTGCATTCTGATAATCTCTTTCTTGGTCATGACTCCTTCTCAGGCATTTGATCTCAATTCTATTTGCAAACAATCCATGAACCCGTCATTCTGTTCTCTGCTCCTAAGTTCGAATCCCCGTGTGACTGAGGCACTTCTTCGCAGCCTGGCCGGTGTCACCGTAGATTTGGGATATTCCAATACTACAGCCACTAGAGATCGCATAGTAAAGTGGAAGAACCAGACGAGCAATCCGGCGCTGCGGCTGAGGTACACATCTTGTGCCGGAAATTACAACGAGGCCGTTGCAAATTTCAAGGAGGCCAAGGAGAAAGCGAAGGTTGGTGACTACAATGGTGTGAGAAATGCAGCAGCTGGTGCCTTGGGAGAGTTCAATGGGTGTTCAGAGAACTTTAAGCAGCCACCATCTGAACCAACAAGTCTCTGGCAAGATACTAGGGATTTGCTAAATCTTTCTAGTATTATATTAATTGTTTCTAATACTCTGCTTCACAAATGA